The Populus trichocarpa isolate Nisqually-1 chromosome 18, P.trichocarpa_v4.1, whole genome shotgun sequence genomic interval AAATCGATGCAGTCGGACCTGTGGAGACTAAAAGTTTTGagtatttaaatgaaatcttcTATAAAGAAACTATATGGATgtcctataaaatatttttatagatcaATTGGAtagatttagatttaataaaatatttggctATATTAAAACAAAGTAGTAGGCTAGTAGCTAGTTCAAATTCTTACAAGAGATTCATAAGGCCTATTTCTGTAGGAAAATTATGATACCTTGTATGAGctaattttgctattttttaaactttctatatttattgttttggtttggatattatttaatttttcttattttaattttgttttctagtagagatagatttttttatgtcatatttaaatgatatataatctttttttagagGCGTacattattagatttattttcaaaataaaactgtgaatttaaaatttatattttaatgtatttttgtcttcttttgaCTGAAtagagattattatttttttttagtttaacgtgggtgtccaggctagcttgcgcgtacctcgactaatcccacgggccctgaagttaacgaccatgtaagtctccagtggctatcatataagcaaccacagggctcgaacctgagaccacagagggagcaaacctcttggtcccaagctcttatcactgggTCACCAGCTAGACGGTTACTGCATAGAGATTTACAATAGCAAGAAGTGGTTGTATAACTATACTTTAATATGTGCTGCCAATGTGTAATTGTTGCTGCCAATTAAAGCAATCCTACCTTTAATTGGCAATGTAGAGTTTAATGTACAACTATACTTTAATATGTATAACTATACCTGTAATTGTATAACTATACTTTAATATGTATAACTATACCTGTAATTGTATAACTGTACTTTAATATCTCGCTTTATCATGTGCTGCCAATGTAGAGTTTAGTGTACAGCAACGGAAAAGGTAATTAAGGAGTTGTTTCTACGTCAAATAAATCACCTTCTTTCTCCGTCTCTTTGCCAGCAGTGTTTGACGAGCAAACCATCTCATGCTCCTAAAAGTAAGTTTGCCAATTATTTGGTTGAGAATGTATTTCTTTAACCCGGCCGGTAATCAATCTGGCTTAAGATCCGAGTCATGAGCTTTGATCTGGTCACCAGATCATCTTGGAtaggcttttatttttttatataaatcaaaacgaaattatttttgttataaaaaaatataaatagtcaATAGATAAGttgcaaccaggtttttgaTCGGATCATCATGTCAACCAAGATTTTGATTGAATCACCCAAATTTGTgtctttacttatttttttaaaactcggtCTAGTTTCGGCCTCTAGTTGACCCATCAGGTCGGgtcagattttaaaattatggtcgAAACTCATTCAATGGTATCAAGTAATAACTGTCGAGAAGCTTTAGACAGTGTTTGGTATGTTATACAAAAATGGACtgaacatgataatttttttaaaaaagttatttggacagtacaaaaatcattttttgtcCCATCCAAGGTTGTTTTAGTGGAGAAAGTTTTGTCCTACTAAAAGGGGTAGGACAAGCTTGTCTAGTTCTCTACACAAGGGCTAACCGAGGTTGGTCTAGggtaatataaatatataaaagtaattattaacatagttttaaaactcgattagAGGATCGGCCTGAGATAAGGTCCGGGACATGAATCAGGCTGACCATTGAACCAAGTCAACGTAaagataaaagtgattattattttagttttaaaactcgacccGAGACAATGCCCGAGTCACGGGCGGGTCGGGATAGTCAACTCGAGTTGATCCAGGTCAATGTAAGAGTAAAAATacttattatcatagttttaaaactcaacttgggATCGACCTGAGGTAAGGCATATGTTATAGGCTAGGAgggtcaactcaggttaacccgggtcaacttatgaataaaagtgattatcattataattttaaaacttaacttgagagttgacccgggtcatgagtttTTTATTGGATCATATTGaatcaatcctttttttatttttttaactcggGTCGGTCTAGACCCCAAGTCAGCGGCATCTATGTTtaccaaacataaaataaaatgaattatccatttcaattcaaatcaCACTAAACGCAAGATAAAGAGAGTTATTTATTCAGTTCAATTCTAGTAAGTGAAGTCTCATTCTATCCAACATAGCAAACACTACCCAAGGATTAGGTAACAACTATCGagatttttatacttttttttctcttaaaataaaataccatcaccatcaccagtAACCAGATGGAGATTGAGAAAAGGATGAAGTTCTCTTTCACActtgttttcttatatatttgtctttattatttcatcaaatgagaattgaaaaaatGTAATGCATTTCAGTAAACTTTTCccctaattaaaattttcttttaattagttgttggacataataattaattaattaaagcatgTCCGCTAATTAAGTTGCTGCTTTTGCTTTTTTGAGTTGAAAAGCATCATTTTCCATGTTTTTCGACCccaaaaaacagcaaaaactTGGACAAACGGAGCCTTGATAAAATCTAATGCATCAAGTATTCTTGTTGTCCTTCttcaagttaaaattttaaaataattagtagCAAAAAATGTTACAACTATATGGCTTCCACTTCCTCTCTCCCATTACTCCATGTTTGAACTAAGGGCGACGTGTTCCTTAGTTTTAGAGGCACAAACACCCGCAAAAGTCTTACCAGTCATCTTTACCACGCTTTGTGTCAAAACCAAATTGATGCTTGCATCGCTTATAAACTTGATGGAGGAGATAGACCGAGCTTGTCCTCTTGGAAATGATTGAAGAGTCATATATTTCGATCGTCATTTTCTCCGAAAATTATGCAGATTCTATACTTTCTTTGAGGGAACTCACCAAGATTGTTGAGTGCATGGAGAACAAATGACAGATGGTTTTACCTGTTTTCTACAAAACTGATCCAGGTCATGTTCAAGATCTGACTGGGAGCTATGGAGATGCACTTTGCAAGCATGAAAGACAATGCGCATGTTATGATGAAATTTCTTTGGTTCTAGTGGCTTATTTTACTTGCTGCCTAGCTTGTCTTTGTTCTTGATTTATTATGCACTGCATGCAGGGATGAGACCAAGCTAATTAAGGAACTTGTTTCTGACATTCAGAAGAAATTGCACCATGCGCCATCACCCTCAATTGTTTCAGAACGCCTTGTTTGGGTGAAATCACGCGTTAAGAACATTGAATCATTACTATCATTTGGATCAACCATTGTGCTCATCGTGGGAATCTGGGGGATGGCCGGTGGTATAGGTAAGTCAACAATGGCTGAAGCTGTATATCATCGAAACTATCGTCAACTTGAAGGCCATTGCTTTTTCAGAAATGTTAGGGAAGAAACAGAGAAGCATGGACGAGCTCATGTACAGCAGGAAATTCTTGGTGAAGTATATAAGAGAATATGCGCACAAAAGTTTTACCCCAGGCCTTTAAGTGAatgcttcaaagaaaaaaagtccTCCTAGTTCTTGATCATGTCTATAATACActacattaatttaaaatatttagtagGAGATGATGGTTTGTTTTGCCAAGGAAGTAGAATCATTGTGACAAGTagggataaaaaatttaagaggttataattttagataaagACAAAATTTACACTGGtgtcataacttttttttttaaatgcttattaaaaatatatttgtctcAGTAAAGcattaaatttatgttatttttgtgttttttaatgattttaataattaaaaaataatagttttaatatatttttaagtgcaaatagttttaaaaaacatttacacTATAATATCATGCATCATCTCTTgcttttaaacaaaacaattcaataatcAAAGTTTTTTCCGGATCGAACCCTTAATCCGGGTTTGACAGCTATATATAtcacctttttattttcaaaaacctAGAGAATTTCTGATGATCCTTCTTGTCGGTCATCTTTCCTGGATCAGACCAGACACCAACGCCCATTTATCTTTCACAAAGACTAAACATAGGATTGACATGAAGCTCTCTTCCTTCATACACAAAACCAAGTTTTGTTCATTGCCATTGGTGCACTTACTGCTTAACATTGAGCCAAATGGGTTACAACATCTCTTACTAAGAATTGCCAAGTTGCTTTCAAGCTAATAGTTGCACAAGAACGGTTTAAAAGTCCTCCTCAGGTGTCCATTACTTCACCCAAATGCCTCTGAAATTATCGATTTTCCATTTCCTCAAGATTTGACTGCTAAGCACGCAATGGAAAAGGCCAAAAACTATTCAATATAGTAACTATCCTATCCATGGTCTTCAATAATGCATGCAAAGAGGTATACATACAGCAACTTGAGAACATGCAGTGATTTTCCACTATATATGGCCTGCTGTTCAACCCCATTGCAGGATATAGTAACAGATATTTTGGAATTGTGTGCCTTCAAGCACACATTTCTTGCACCTAATTTCTCAAAATGTTATGTAGTTTCAAGGTTTTAATTATTCGAACTTTTCAATCAATCTCTATGTCCAGAATTGCGTAGCTTCAGCTATCTATATTCAATTATAGCCTCATTTCATTGTGGTGTTGTTACCTCTCACCATCAGAAAAACTACTGTGAGCAAGCAAACTTTGTTGTTGAGAGGATTAATATCGatatttgattgtttgtttttgttaaagttgGCAATtagtgttaattaattttactaaaaaagaAGTTTTCGAAATGGTTTTTGATTGTCCATATCATGGGATGTCAATTAATATTATAGGCAGGTTATTACGCCTGCAATATTTTTCCACACTGAACTATCTTATCTTATGTGATGCACGAGgatttttaaggaaaatttattttttttagttattattattttctatttagtttagaaaaatattttttttgtgctagtttttttttttctatttagtttagaaaatcaaatattgagattgataattttattttttttccctatttatTTCGGACTTATattacttttcctttatttttggatttactAATTTGTTTATGTTGGTTTTTGGAATTATTTAAGTATTTGTAAACTTTCTAAAGAGTCAAATTATAATAGAGTTTTCTCTTCAACAATAAAACtacaaattagggtttttgtgtTCTATCATATTTCAGTCATTAATCTGTTTTCTCTTGTTATTGTCATATTGTTTGTGCTTCCGTATGTGTTAGTTGGTTTCAAGCCCAACGATCCTAGGTTAttacttgttgtgtgttgtaaTCCCAAGTTATTTTTGCTTTGCTATGTGCTACAGAACAATCATGGTAGGAATAAGTAACAGGGTGTGTTCAGTAGGAGGAGAGGATAAGGAAGGTTTTTTTTAGGAGAGAAACATTCAAGAGCTCATGATAAAGGACATACAGagacaaattatgaagcttaccATGCGGTTGGCTTTAAAGCCCTAACATGAGGAATAAAAGACTGACCAAGGATCTCTATCCAATACAGAAAACCCATTGCAGAGGAAAATACAGAGTCACATCATACATCTTACGGCCTCAAGACGACTGCGTATTACATCATAGCAAAGTGACTAAATGAAGGTGAAACCTCCTTGTTTAAGGTTGAACGCTCTTGCGCACCCAGCATCCTGTAATAAAAAAGGCCTCGTCATTATAAAGGTGTTAATGCTTTAGTTTAGTTTTCAATAAGAACATTTAGGCCTTTAACGTAGAAAGGGTTTTTTCAGCTTACTCTGCTACAACGAACTGTTAACAAGGTTGGTGCCATGGTTTGTGGACTTGAAAGATGTTAGTGTCATGACAAATGATATCAAAGACAAGGGTTAGGCCAAACAATGGCTTGTAGGAAGAACTCATAAGCTAGTGTAAACTCCcggttaaaaaaaatgagttaaattaaaatttagaaaatttaaaattttatatcaaaagtGAAATTGGAAAAGGTATAAAAGGGaaaattcatattatatttaaaacGAGAAATTCATATTAACATATTTAGGGAAAACTTGCTTAGAATAAGGGggcttggatttttattttttttatcgtgcAAATATGAGAAATTATTATCAGTCGTGTTGAATTGTTTATACTCttgcttctttttcctttttaaattgagaGCCTTTTCATATAAATCTATCATTTTGACTAGCTAGTAATACTAATTTGATCACAATAGTTTTGACTcctattaaagtaaaaataaaaataggaatttttattttgatatttatgatGGTTTAGAAAGTCTTATATGATTTCTACTAAAAATAGGCGTCTTATGGAAAAGTTCTTCAATAAGTGGCACCTATTGTTAAGTTATGCCCATGAGTAAATAGTGCTCTTGATAGGGAAGGATATCGTAaagattttggttttcaaattaaacttcTTAATTTTGTAGGAACTTTACAAGCAGATGAGATCATCAATtggttaaaaaaagttaaatgaatttttaagtgTAAAAAGATTCTAGAACATATAAGGGTAAAACTAGTTATGATCCAATTGAAGGGTTGGGCTTCTGTCTGGTAGAAACAATTAAAGAGGTCATATGAGAGGTACGAGAAGTCGAGAATTAGTGATTGAgacaagataaaaaagaagatgaaagataattttcttccttttaactATGTGCAAACACTATACTAACGACTCCATACGTTGAAACAATGAGGTAAATCTATCAATGATTATACTaatgagttttattaattagtaACAAGAAATGACTTGGTAGAAATAGAAGAGTTGTTGATGGAAAGATATCTGAGTGATTTATATTGTCCATCTAGGACGTATTGTGCATGCAGTCTTAGTAGACAGTTTCATAGGCATATCAAAGGGCTTTGACCATTAAGAAACAATAGCTAGCTAGGGCAGTTAGTAGGAGTTTCCGGACAGATCAATACAATAGAGAAAGACCCAACAATAATCAAAGGCCAACCATCCCCAAGCCATACCTACTCAACAAACTCAGTAGACAACAAGTCAGAGTACAAGTCAGGTCTCTAATTCAACTTTTTTGAATTCATTGTTATAAGTGTGGTGAATTAGGGCATTGTGTTAAAGAGTCCAGTAAACTAGAAACTCTTACAAGTAATTATCTATGGATAAAGGAGCATGTGGATGATGTGATTGATCCAGTTTTTGATGACTCGAGATAGTAGTTGGGAGATTCTGCATAGAGATGGTGGTATTACCTTAATCATACAAAAGAGTTTGTTTACACCTAAAGGTGATTTGGAAGAAGATTGATGGTTTACTAACATCTTCCATTCAACATACACTATAAAAGATAAAGATTGCAACTTAATAAAAAACGTAGCTACGAGAATACGATGTCCATAGAGGTAGTAAAGAATCTCTAACTAAAAATCGAGAGCTATCTTAAACCCTACGAGCTAACTTGGTTAAATAAAGACACCGAGGTAATTGTGGATAAACATTATctcgttttgttttctattgatAAGAGATATTTGATAGTGTTTGGTATGatataatatctattttaatagaaTTTCATACATTAAAAATGGTATAATATGTATATCCTCGGTataaaagaaaagcatataTTATTGGTGTACAGGAGAGAGGTGGTGGTTATTGAAggcaaaagtaaaaaaaaatgttgtttttatccATAATtacagagaaggaaaagaaggagAATGAAGAGAAGGTGGATAGTCTGGATAAtatgaatataaatataatgtgGAACAAGTCATTGATGATTAGTGATGATTCCATCAAGATTAAAGGTGTTAATTTTGGGAATTGATTCTTGGGATATCTTATCTAAGTTCGGTAAGGAACAAGGAGCACAATGGAACTAGCTAACACTATTTTAAATGGTCAATAATAGCGATAAAGTGATGACCAAAACTCGAGGACGAGTTCTCTCCAATCCAGGAAAACTGATATAAGaggatttttagaaaaaaaaatatttttctaagttattattatttcctatttagtttaggaaaatatttctttttatgtggtgatttttttcttctatttagtttagaaaataaaatattgagattgataattttatttttactaatttattttattattatttttcctaatttattttattatgactTTCATTACTTTTCCTTTATTACTTTTTCAATTCTCTTGCTATTATCTTATTGTTTGTGTTTCTGCTTCCATCATTATGACAGTATAAAAGTGCTTGTTGCTTGTTGGAATCCTTGAACATAACCACAAATTTCAAACTACATTGAAACGTAAGAGATTTTCTACTAGATATATTTCCATGAAGTCTCCAATGGTTGCACTTCAATGGCTTCCAATACTAATGCTCATTCCAGTTATGCACTCAACTTCTGTGACTGCAAAAGGGTTGCGCATACCGCGGTTGGCTCGACTTGGAGGAATGAACAATCCAAGGGTGAAACCACTGGGAAGAATTTCAAGGAATTCTGCAAGTTTTGCTGCATCAAGTATTTATCACAACTTGCAGACATTTTATTACAATCAAACACTTGATCACTTCAATTATAGGCCTGATAGCTTTGACATGTTTCAACAAAGATATGTCATCAACTCAAAGTATTGGGGTGGTGCTAATTCCAATGCACCGATCTTCGTTTACTTTGGGGAAGAAGCACCATTAGAAAATGACTTTGGTGATATCGGGATCCTCGCAGAAAATGCCCATCGTTTTAAGGCTCTTCAAGTTTACATAGAGGTAATTAACAGTGTGTGAGAATGTTGCTCATCTGTATAAAATGCTTTCCTTCTTTGTTTTCATGGTCAGGTGGTGGTATTCTCAGGTCGTCTCTCGTGCCTCGAGATCATGACCGCCTTTTCGATTTCATTCAAAGAAATATCCATGCTGAGATAAGGAATACCTTGGAAATTCAAAGACAAGGATTCTGGTTCTTCCATTTAGAATAATTCTTCTTACAGAATTCTAGACAGTAATCCTGAACAGCTTTCTTTGCATCTCATTGGTTTTATTCTTGTCAGCACCGATACTATGGGAAATCAATCCCATTTGGATCAAGGAATGAAGCTTTCAAAAATGCTAGTACACTTGGATATTTCAACTCAGCTCAAGCTTTAGCAGACTATGCAGAGATAATCATCCACGTAAATGAGAAATTCCATGTTCAACGCTCTCCTGTGATTGTCGTTGGAGCATCATATGGTGGAAGTAGGCTATTTGATTACAAATTTGTTTTCGACCCTTTGTTGATTTGctttaaatttcttcttttgattccaACTTGTTCTTGTAGTGCTTGCTTCCTGGTTCCGGCTGAAATATCCACATATTGCCCTCGGAGCTCTGGCCTCTTCAGCTCCAATCCTGTACTTCACTGATATAACACCAGCGCATGCTTATGTTTCTATTGTCACCAAAGATTTCAGAGTAAAGAACAAATTCTgatgttttgttgattttgttttgtttcaaagCTCAATGTTTTAGTCAATACAGGTTTGATTTATGCTTGCAGGAAGACAGTCAGAGTTGCCATGATACTATAAAAAAGTCATGGACTGTGATTGACAAAATTGCTTCCGAACCTGATGGTCTTTCAATCCTGAGCAAGAAATTCGAGACTTGCAAGTAATGCTTTGGCTTTTGCTATCAGGTTTtgattcttagacttgaaaATTGATGGTCCTGCCTAATTTTTACTCTTCGTTTAGGCCCTTGAACAATTCTTCTGAGCTCACAGACTACTTGGCCGGCATATATATGGCTGCTGCTCAATATGATGCGCCTCCATCCTATCCAGTAACCATGGTCTGTAAAAGCATTGATGAACCTTCCTTTGGAAATGACATTCTAGGTAGAATATTTGCCGGCATGGTTGCTTATCAAGGAGAACTCCCATGTTATGTTAACGAACCCACCAAAGAAACCGAAACCGATGTTGGTTGGAGTTGGCAGGTAAttagtgttagagaataatataaatcatttatTGAGAACTCACttaacaatttaagttttttagttgagatggttttttaacatggtatcagagttttgatgacCAAGCAGTAACGAGTTTGAATCCCATCACTCctattctatttgataaaaattaagcacaaggttaAGCGGTCACGAAttcgaatctcaccacccttattctatttgataaaaattaaacacaagatagCGTGGACCTGTGTAAGTTTCAAATCTAAAGAAAGACCTcacttaacagcttaagcttttatattaagatggttatttgacaattaaataattgtaaaactatgttttcttatctttatttagAGCTCAAACAGATGTAATCAATCCTATATTTTTACAAAGATGACTAACTTTGCATTCTTGTGATTAGACGTGTGCTGACATGGTGATACCTTTCGGCATCAGCAATGATTCCATGTTTCAACCATATCCATTTGATCTAAATGCTTATATCAACGACTGCAAGGACGAATACGGAGTCCCTCCTAGACCACATTGGGTTACTACTTATTTTGGAGGCCATGTATGCTGCGCTGCCATTCTCCTTCCCCCTTTCCTTTCCCTGGATCATTTAGTATTGCATAAAACTAGTCTGTTGATTTCAATGGAAACCTGCAGGATATAAAGCTGATTCTCAAACGGTTCGGTAGTAACATCATTTTCTCCAATGGACTAAGAGATCCTTACAGCAGCGGCGGGTAACTAATAACAACACATCTGATATCTCCTGCTAATATATATTCAGAAGCTTATGTTCATAACATTGTTTAACACAGTGCTGTTTCTCATCACAGGGTGTTGCAGAACATATCAGACAGTGTTGTTGCTA includes:
- the LOC7458422 gene encoding uncharacterized protein LOC7458422; its protein translation is MVALQWLPILMLIPVMHSTSVTAKGLRIPRLARLGGMNNPRVKPLGRISRNSASFAASSIYHNLQTFYYNQTLDHFNYRPDSFDMFQQRYVINSKYWGGANSNAPIFVYFGEEAPLENDFGDIGILAENAHRFKALQVYIEHRYYGKSIPFGSRNEAFKNASTLGYFNSAQALADYAEIIIHVNEKFHVQRSPVIVVGASYGGMLASWFRLKYPHIALGALASSAPILYFTDITPAHAYVSIVTKDFREDSQSCHDTIKKSWTVIDKIASEPDGLSILSKKFETCKPLNNSSELTDYLAGIYMAAAQYDAPPSYPVTMVCKSIDEPSFGNDILGRIFAGMVAYQGELPCYVNEPTKETETDVGWSWQTCADMVIPFGISNDSMFQPYPFDLNAYINDCKDEYGVPPRPHWVTTYFGGHDIKLILKRFGSNIIFSNGLRDPYSSGGVLQNISDSVVAITTVKGSHCLDVLATTKSDPQWLVAQRKEEVRIIRKWIRNYFSDLDACEKGKHR